Below is a genomic region from Lonchura striata isolate bLonStr1 chromosome 28, bLonStr1.mat, whole genome shotgun sequence.
gccgtcagagcccagggctgtgcttctcaccccgctgctgctgcccgaacattcctgcttctctgcttttcatgtcctgccctgctgctgctgccttcagatgtcagtatttctatttttcaaatcctgccctgctgctgctgccttcagatttcagtatttctatttttcaaatCCTGCCCTGCTGTTGGTGCCTTAAGATTTCTACTTCTCTGTTTTTCAAATCCCACTGTTGGTGCCTTTAGATTCCAGTTTCTCTGTTTTTCAAGTCCCGTGCTGTTTTGGTGCCTCAGCATTTTGGTTTTTACATTCCtgagcccctgccctgcaccagggcacagctctgagTTTGGTTTTACACACAGCTCTGATTTTCGTTTTACACACATCTCTGAGTTTGGTTTCACACACAGCTCCGAGTTTGGTTTTACACACAGCTCTGATTTTGGTTTCACACACAGCTCTGAGTGAGTTTGGTTTCACACACAGTTCTTTGGTTTCACACACAGCTCTGAGTTTGGTTTCACACACAGTTCTTTGGTTTCACACACAGCTCTGAGTTTGGTTTCACACACAGCTCTGAGTGAGTTTGGTTTCACACACAGCTCTGAGTTTGGTTTCACACACAGCtctgattttcattttacaCACAGCTCTAATTTTCATTTCACACACAGTTCTGAGTTTGGTTTCACACACAGCTCTGAGTGATTTTGGTTTCACACACAGCTCTGAGTTTGGTTTTACACACGGCTCTGAGTCTGGTTTCACACACAGCTCTGAGTTTGGTTTCACACACGGCtctgattttcattttacaCACAGCTGTGAGTTTGGTTTCACACACAGCTCTGAGTTTCCTTTTACACACAGCTCTGAGTCTGGTTTCACACACAGTTCTTTGGTTTCACACACGGCTCTGAGTTTGGTTTTACACACAGTTCTTTGGTTTCACACACAGCTCTGAGTTTGGTTTCACACACGGCtctgattttcattttacaCACAGCTGTGAGTTTGGTTTCACACACAGCTCTGAGTTTCCTTTTACACACAGCTCTGAGTCTGGTTTCACACACAGTTCTTTGGTTTCACACACAGCTCTGAGTTTGGTTTCACACACAGTTCTTTGGTTTTACACACATCTCTGAGTTTGGTTTCACACACGGCTCTCAGTTTGGTTTCACACACAGTTCTTTGGTTTCACACACAGCTCTGAGTTTGGTTTCACACACAGTTCTTTGGTTTCACACACAGCTCTCAGTTTGGTTTCACACAGCTCTGAGTTTGGTTTCACACACGGCtctgattttcattttacaCACAGCTCTGATTTTCGTTTTACACACAGCTCTGAGTTTGGTTTCACActcctcagcccctgccctgcagctctgagccCCGTGCCAGGCGCAGCCTCACCTCGTCCTTCGCCTtgaccagcagctccagctcctccaggctctggctcagctcctccttGCTGCTCTCTCCGCAGGAATCCGGAGTGCCCTGCgcctccagctctgccacctgccaggggaggtttgggagctgcagaattccctgcaggaattcccccagccccgctctgcCCTCCCTGGAAACCCACCTGGCTCCCGGCAGCTCTTTGGGGCTGGGAGGAAAACAAttccccctgctctgctctgcctggatcACGCCAGGAGTGCTTTGTGGCTCAGAAAAAGCCACTTTAGAGACTCTGTCTGTGCTTTCTGCAGGAGTTCTGCGCTCCAGCTCAGCACCTGAGCCCCCAGCCCAAAAACCCAGCTCTGTTTTTTACACCTCTGGCCAGAGATCTCCAAAatctctggagctgctgcagctcagctggaaGGGTTTGCCCGTCTCCACCGACCTGGAAAACAGCTCGGTGCCTTGGATTATTCATGAGCAGGATTCATTTTTAGAAGGAATCCAtttgtgctggggctgctccgaGCTCTGcaagcagctccaggagctcttCCTGACAGGGAGCGGGATCCTACCCCCGGAGCTGCCAGGACCCACCAAAATGCTGATTTAGGGACAAAAACTGGGAGTTTCACTGGGTTACAGCTGAGTTACAGAGTCTCAGTGACACGGAGTCACAGCTCCTTCTGTGAGCCTGCCAAGGCCCAGGGAATCCTGCAGGAATCCTGCGGGAATCCTGAGGGGATCCTGAGGGGATCCTGAAGGGATCCTGAGGGAGGGATGTTGGGGATCCTGAGAGAATCCTGAGGGAACCCTgagggaattctgaggggatccTGAGGGGATCCTGCAGGAAGGAATCCCAAGGGAGGGATGTTGGGGATCCTGAGGGAATCCCGAGGGATGGATCCTGGGGATCCTGAGGGAATGCTGAGGGATGGATCCTGGGGATCCTGAAGGGATCCCGAGGGATGCATGTTTGCTGCACACCAGGGCAGCCATCAGTGCAAACAGCTGTTAATTGCTCTAAGTCCCTGCTGGCTCTCTCCACATGCAAATGGCTCCTGCCTCCTTCCCCAGGGCTCCCGAGGCCTTTCCCAGCCAGACCCAGCTcccccaaaaccttccccagctcccccaaaacctttcccagctcctacaaaacctttcccagctcccccaaaaccttccccagctcccacaaaaccttccccagctcccacaaaaccttccccagctcccccaaaacctttcccagctcctacaaaacctttcccagctctcccaaaacctttcccagctcccccaaaacctgtcccagctcccccaaAACCTTTCCCAGCTCACCCAagaccttccccagctctcccaagacctttcccagctctcccaaaacctttcccagctctcccaaaacctttcccagctcccacaaaaccttccccagctcccccaaaacctttcccagctcctacaaaacctttcccagctctcccaaaacctttcccagctctcccaaaaccttccccagctcccccaaaacctgtcccagctctcccaaaacctttcccagctcccccaaaacctgtcccagctcccccaaaaccttccccagctctcccaaaacctttcccagctctcccaagacctttcccagctctcccaaaacctgtcccagctcccacaaaacctttcccagctctcccaaaaCTTTTCCCAGCACTCCCaaaacctttcccagctcccccaaaacctttcccagctcccccaaaacctttcccagctcccccaaaacctgtcccagctcccccaaAACCTTTCCCAGCTCACCCAagaccttccccagctctcccaagacctttcccagctctcccaaaacctttcccagctcctacaaaacctttcccagctctcccaaaacctttcccagctctcccaaaacttttcccagctccctcaaaaCCTTCCCCAGTTCCTCAAAAACCTGTCTCCGTCAGACCCAGCTCACCCAGCTCCCCCaaaacctttcccagctcccccaagacctttcccagctctcccaaaaccttccccagctctcccaaGACATTTCCCAGGTCTCCCAAGacctttcccagctctcccaagacctgtcccagccagccccagctctctccCAAAGctcccccagctgcccagggctctgccctcGCAGCGGAGCCCCCGAGTgcccctgcccagaccccccagcccctctggagctCAGAGCTGTCCTCATTCCCGGGAACAGGagctcctctgtgctgctcccgTGGTGCTGCAGCTCGGATCccagctcacagcagcagccagagccactCGCCGCCCTGACACCCAAACTGGGCCAAACTGGGCCAGACTGGCCTCGATCGTGCTGGAAGCTGGGAATTCCTTCCAGAAAAACCCCCAAGGGAAGCTGAAAATGTGCGGCTGTGCACTTTGCTTTCCTGGGGAGCTCCCCAGTGCCACGGCCCCGTTTCCTGACACCGTTTCCCAGCTGCCTGGATCTGCTGGATTTGATGGGAAAAGGGGTcaagggcagcagctgggccGGGGCTTCCTCCTGAGAGGAACGAGGGATTTGTCCTTACAAACAAGCTGTGGGCCTGCTGCTGGATAAAACCACagagataaaagaaacaatGCCACTGATTGgtgactggaaagaaaaaaagataatctGCTTTTACAAACTGCAGGTTGGCTGATAAATGAAACTGGATATcgaaagatgaaagaaacaatGGGGGAAAGCCCTAAATTCCGTAAGAATGTAAGAATTAAAAGGGGAGGGTTATACATTACAGGGGAATCTTTGGTAGCAGGCGTTGTGGGAAGTCTGAACCTCTCAAGGCcctcagccagtggggaaaaacaaggaaaactgggataaaaaggaggctgggAAGTCTGAACCTCTCAAGGCCCTCagcaaatggggaaaaacaaggaaaactgGGATAAAAAAGGAGGCTGCATCCTCCAAAAATTGGAGCGACCCCGGGAGAACGCCGCATGGCCTGTCCCTTTATTGGAACAAGGCAGAAGCACGCCTCTCTCAGCCTGTGCTTTGGACAGGGAGGAGTTTGTGGAGGCTTTGCCGAGCTCACCCGCTGGCGCAGCGACTCCGTCTCCTCCTGGTACGCCGCCAGCTGCTTCTTCCACTGCTCCACGCTGGCGTTGGCCTCGTGCAGGGCAGCCACCAGCTTGGTGTTGTTGTCCTGCAGGCTGAAGAACTCTGCCTCCCACTGCACCTCGCTCACCGAGCTGGGGACGCGTGGGACGGGGTCAGGGGAGGATTCTGCCCCTGCCCGGGGCTTCTGCCCCTGCCCGGGGcttctctcctccttcctggAGCTTCTGCCCCTCCTTCCCAGggtttctctcctccttcctggggcttctgcccctgcccgggctttctctcctccttcctggAGCTTCTGCCCCTCCTTCCCAGGGTTTCTCCCCCTTCCTGGGGCTTCTGCCCCTGCCCGGGGCTTCTGCCCCTGCCCGGGGCTTCTGCCCCTGCCCGGGGcttctctcctccttcctgaagcttctgcccctgcccggggcttctccctctgcctggggcttctctcctccttcctgAAGCTTCTGCCCCTCCTTCCCAGGGTTTATCCCCCTTCCTGGGGCTTCTGCCCCtgcccggggcttctccctctgcctgGGGCTTttgtccctgcctggggcttctcctctccttcctggagcttctgcccctgcccggggtttctctcctccttcctggAGCTTCTGCCCCTCCTTCCCGGGgtttctctcttccttcccGGGGTTTCTGCCCCtgcccggggcttctccctccgGCTTCCCGAATTTTCACTCTTCCCCCGGCTCTGAGCGTCCCCCTCTGCGCTTTATcccgggggtttttgggttttgggccTGAGGCTGCACAAACCACAAAGCTGAGGGAATCCTGAGGGAATCCTGAGGGATGGACATGGGGAATCCTGAGGGAATCCTGAGGGATGGACACTGGGAATCCTGAGAGAATCCTGAGGGATGGACACTGGGAATCCTGAGGGATGGATATTGAGAATCCTGAGGGAATCCTGAGGGAATCCTGAGGGAGGGATGTTGGGAATCCTGAGGGATGGACATGGGGAATCCTGAGGGAATCCTGAGGGATGGACACTAGGAATCCTGAGGGATGGATATTGGGAATCCTGAGGGAATCCTGAGGGAGGGATGTTGGGAATCCTGAGGGAATCCTGAGGGAGGGATGTTGGGAATCCTGAGGGATGGACATTGGGAATCCTGAGGGAATCCTGATGGAATGCTGAGGGATGGATATTGGGAATCCTGAGGGAATTATGAGGGATGGACATTGGGAATCCTGAGGGAACCCTGAGAAATGGACATGGGGAATCCTGAGGGAATCCTGAGGGAACCCTGAGAGATGGACATGGGGAATCCTGAGGGAATCCCGAGGGAACCCTGAGAGATGGAcatgggggatcctgagggaaTCCTGAGGGAACCCTGACAGATGGACATGGGGAATCCTGAGGGAGGGACGGGGTTGATGGGCGGGGGAGATCCAGGTACTCTAGAGGGGCTCTGCTGTGTGGGACTGTGAATCCGTTTCCAAAACCCACATTAGAGCAGAGTCTGCTCCGAATAAAGGCCAGGCTCGGGAGAAGGTAGCAAAGGACTCTctgcttttgatttaaaaatgctCCAAGCGTTCAGCTGGGAGCTCGGCCCGAGCCACGGGGCTGAATCCGCCCCGGAGTCTTTtgaagagacaaagagaggaAGCAGCAGGGACTTTGCTGGAATCACCAGGGATTAACACAAAGAGCCCCGGCCAGCTGGAGAAGCCGAACATCTCCTGCTGTCACCAAGTCGAGATGTGGagatggctggcacagcccccgCCCCATCCTCTCCCCACCTGCCCGAGCGGATTTCCCAGCCGGAATCGcttcctgctgggaaaaggggaaCGAATCCAGTGGAGGGTTTGGGCACGGGGCATCGCTCCGGAACATCAGAAGGGCAGAAGGGGTCGGAGTGATTTGGGGGGACAAAGCCATGCAGCGAACCCCGCCCGAGGGGAGAGTCAGAGCTCGGAGCAGCCTCACCCCTCCGAGAGCATCTTCTTCAGCCTCTCCTTCTCGGTGGTCATCTCCACGTCGGCGCTCTGGCTCCGGAACAGTTTGTCCTCGCCCGGCCCGTTGGAGCTGACCATGGGGCTGGGCAGCACCTGGGGCGCAGAGGGCCGGGGGTCACCTCagcccgggccggccccgcggccACCGAGGCGGAGGGCTCGGCTGGCCCGGCTCCGGAGGGGCGGTGAGGTGACGGAGGGGACCCACCGGTGACAGAGGGGACCCACCGGTGACAGAGGGGACCCACCACCACCGGTGACAGAGGGGACCCACCGGTGACAGAGGGGACCCACCGCCACTGGTGACAGAGGGGACCCACTGCCCCCAGTGACAGAGGGGACCCACTGGTGACGGAGGGGACCCACCACCACTGGTGACGGAGGGGACCCACCGGTGACAGAGGGGACCCACTGGTGACGGAGGGGACCCACTGGTGACAGAGGGGACCCACTGGTGACAGAGGGGACCCACCGGTGACAGAGGGGACCCACTGGTGACAGAGGGGACCCACTGCCACCGGTGACAGAGGGCACCCACTGGTGACAGAGAGGACCCACTGCCCCCAGTGACAGAGGGGACCCACTGGTGACAGAGAGGACCCACTGCCACCGGTGACAGAGGGGACCCACCGCCACCGGTGACAGAGGGGacccactgccactgccaccgtcactgtcactgtcactgtcctgtCACTGTCTTGTCACTGTCACCATCACTGCCACTGTCACCTTCACTGTCTTTTCACCGTCACTGTCCTGTCACCGTCACTGTCACCGTCAGTGCCACTGTCACTGTCCTGTCAGTGTCACTGTCCTGCCACTGTCAccatcactgtcactgtcaccttcACTGTCCTTTCACCGTCACTGTCCTGTCACCGTCACTGCCACTGTCCTACCACTGTCACCATCactgtcctgtcactgtcactgtcctgtCACCATCACTGTCACCATCACCGTCactgtcctgtcactgtcactatCCTGTCACCATCACTGTCACCATCACCGTCACtatcctgtcactgtcactgtcctgtcactgtcaccatcactgtcctgtcactgtcaaTGTCACTATCCTGTCACCATCACTGTTACTGTCCCTGAAAAGATCTTGTAACACCCGAAGCACTAACGaaggaattaattaattaatttggtgTGACCTGGTGTCACCCAAAGCACTAACAAAggaatgaattaattaatttggtGTGACCTGGTGCCACCCAAAGCACTAACGaaggaattaattaattaattaatttggtgTGACCTGGTGCCACCCAAAGCACTAACAAAggaatgaattaattaatttggtGTGACCTGGTGTCACCCAAGCACTAACGAAggaatgaattaattaatttggtGTGACCTGGTGTCACCCAAAGCACTAACGAAggaatgaattaattaatttggtGTGACCTGGTGTCACCCAAAGCACTAACGAAggaatgaattaattaattaatttggtgTGACCTGGTGCCACCCAAAGCACTAACGAAggaatgaattaattaattaatttggtgTGACCTGGTGTCACCCAAAGCACTAACGAAggaatgaattaattaatttggtGTGACCTGGTGCCACCCAAagctgtccagcctggccatgcAGCTCTGGGGGGAAGGGGATGGCAGCACCACAGGGAAcattctttttccctttttctccccttttttccccaagattaCCTGGTGGGACGCGATGCTCAGGGCGGGGTTGGTCAGCTCGGTTTTATCCTGGGATTTCTCCCTGGCCAGACGAGCTGCCTCCTTCACTTCCTGGAATTTCTCTGCAAActgcaggggaagggaaaagtCACCGTGGGAccagcagggctgctgcccTGTCTGCAgcttcatttaaaattttaagttttaattCCTCTCCAACACGAAAATTGAGGGATTTCAATTTGGATTTGGCACTCAGGGCTGTGGGTTCACGCAGcttcatttaaattttaatttttaattcctcTCCAACTCGAAAATTCAGGGGTTTCAATTTGGATTTGGCACCCAGGGCTGTGGGTTCACGCAGcttcatttaaattttaatttttaattcctcTCCAACACGAAAATTGAGGGATTTCAATTTGGATTTGGCACTCAGGGCTGTGGGTTCACGCAgcttcatttaaaattttataaaaatttctCTCCAACAGGAAAATTCAGGGGTTTCAATTTGGATTTGGCACCCAGGGCTGTGGGTTCACGCAGcttcatttaaattttataaaaatttctCTCCAACTCAAAAATTTCATGCGTTTGGCACTCAGGGCTGTGGGTTCATGCAgcttcatttaaaatttttaataatttctctcCAACAGGAAAATTCAGGGGTttcagtttgggtttggggCAGAAGCAGggcctgcagccccagctgcattCGTGGTGCCCAAACCACTCTGCAAACACAACCTCAAAGTGGTTTTTAGCACTTTTCCCCCTTTAATTCCATTTCAGCCCGGCCAGAGCAGCACCTCGGGGTGCCTGGGCATTTTCGGGGCGTTTCTGCAGGGGGGTGCCCGTGCCAGCGTTCAGGACACAAATAATCACAGgataaaattctattttttattgGAAGTTCTGGGAGTCAGGGGCCAGACCCAAATGTGACTCCCACACGCCTCTGGAGCTGAGCgcattttatattctatccttTCATAACTTACACAGAaatcataaaaaataaagatgctttataatttatatattgaCCTCATTCAAGCACGAGTTTCTCCTGATCTCCCTCAAGCCGCTGGCCGCGGTTTCTCGTGATTACTCTCACGATTGagcagtaattatatttaattactgacCAAGCACCACACCCAACAGTTTATCAGTTTATCCATCGTTCATCAGAGTCTGgctgcacagctcagctctgcaggcacaagGGCTGACTCTGCCTTGACCCCCCAAATCTGGATTTCGGGGCTCACCTGGGCCAGGTGCCCCCCTGACCCCCAGTTCCCCAATtttggggctcacctgggccaGGTGCTCCCCTGACCCCCCAATCCTGATTTCGGGGCTCACCTGGGCCAGGTGCTCCCCACTCCCCCAATCCCCAGTTTTGGGGCTCACCTGCGCCAGGtgcccccctgaccccccccaatccccaatTTCGGGGCTCACCTGCGCCAGGTGCCCCCCTGACCCCCAGTTCCCCAATTTCGGggctcacctgctccaggtgcccCCCTGACCCCCAGTTCCCAATTTCGGggctcacctgctccaggtgcccCCCTGACCCCCAGTTCCCCAGTTTCGGGGCTCACCTGCGCCAGGTGCTCCCCACTCCCCCAATCCCAATTTCGGggctcacctgctccaggtgctcccCTGACCCCCCCAATCCCAATTTCGGggctcacctgctccaggtgtccCCCTGACCCCCAGTTCCCCAATTTCGGggctcacctgctccaggtgcccccctgaccccccagTCCCAATTTCGGggctcacctgctccaggtgcccccctgacccccccgTTCCCCAATTTCGGGGCTCACCTGCGCCAGGTGCTCCCCTGACCCCCCCCAGTTCCCGATTTCGGggctcacctgctccaggtgcccccctgaccccccccaatccccaatTTCGGggctcacctgctccaggtgcccccctgaccccccccaGTTCCCCGATTTCGGGGCTCACCTGCGCCAGGTGCTGCTCGGAGGCGAAGCCCAGCCCGTAGACCGTGTTGGCCCGGCTGTCCGCCCACTGCCCGAACTTCTGCGAGGTCTTGGTGAACGTCATGTTGGGCGTGACCGTGCTGTTGATGATGGCCTGGGGGCAGGACAGCGATCGATCGGGGATCGGGGATCCATCGGGGATCCATCGATTGGGGATTGATCAGAGTCAGGGATCGATCAGGGGTCAGGGATTGATGAGGGATCAATCAGAGATTGATCGGGGATCAGGGATTGATGAGGGATCAATCGAGGATCGGTCGGAGTCAGGGATCAGTCGGGGATCAGGGATCCATCGGGGATCCATCGGGGATCCATTGAGGATCGGTCGGAGTCAGGGATCAATCGGGGATCGGGGACTGATCGGGGATCCATCGAGGATCGGTCAGAGTCAGGGATCGATCGGGGATCAGGGACTGATCGGGGATCGATCGGGGATCCATCGAGGATCGGTCGGAGTCAGGGATCGATCGGGGATCAGGGACTGATCGTGGATCAGGGATCGATCGGGGATCAGGGATCAATCAGGGATCAATCGGGGATCAGGGATCGATCAGGGATCGATCAGGGATTGATCAGAGTCAGGGATTGATCAGGGGTCAGGGATTGATCGGGGATCAATCGGGGATTGATTGAAGTCAGGGATCGATCGGGGATCAGGGACTGATTGTGGGGGGATTGATCAGAGTCAGGGATCGATCAGGGAGCCAGGGATTGATCAGGGATCGATTGGGGATTGATCAGAGTCAGGGAACGATCGGGGATTGATCAGGGATCAGGGATCGATCGGGGATCCATCAATCGGGCATTGATCGTGGATCAGGGATCAATTGTGGATCAGGGATCAATCAGGGAGTCAGGGATGGATTGGGGATTGATCGGGGATCAATCGATCAGGGATTGATCAGGGTGTCAGGGATCAATCAGGGAATTGGGGAATCAATCAGAGAATCAGCAGCTTTTGTGTCGGAGAAACTGTTTTGTGGGGGAACACCTGGGGTTCTTTTGGgaaaagctggatttttttgggtaaatgctgttttttttgggtgtaaatgctgtttttttggggaaaagctgtttttccttgggtaaatgctgggtttttttgggtgtaaatgctgttttttggggagaaaagctgtttttccttgggtaaatgctgttttttggggggtaaatgctattttttttggggaaaagctgttttccttgggtaaatgctgttttttttgggtgtaaatgctatttttttgtgtaaatgctgtttttccttgggtaaatgctgggttttttgggtgtaaatgctgtttttttggggaaaagctgtttttccttgggtaaatgctgggttttttgggtgtaaatgctgttttttggggagaaaagctgtttttccttgggtaaatgctgtttttccttggataaatgctggtttttttgggtgtaaatgctgttttttggggagaaaagctgttttccttgggtaaatgctgggtttttttgggtgtaaatgctgttttttggggagaaaagctgttttccttgggtaaatgctgggtttttttgggtaaatgctgttttttggggagaaaagctgtttttccttgggtaaatgctgtttttccttggataaatgctggtttttttgggtgtaaatgctgttttttggggagaaaagctgtttttccttgggtaaatgctgggtttttttgggtgtaaatgctgttttttggggagaaaagctgttttccttgggtaaatgctgggtttttttgggtaaatgctgttttttggggagaaaagctgtttttccttgggtaaatgctgttttttgggggtgtaaatgctatttttttgtgtaaatgctgtttttccttgggtaaatgctgggttttttgggtgtaaatgctgtttttttggggaaaagctgtttttccttgggtaaatgctgggttttttgggtgtaaatgctgttttttggggagaaaagctgtttttccttgggtaaatgctgtttttccttggataaatgctggtttttttgggtgtaaatgctgttttttggggagaaaagctgttttccttgggtaaatgctgtttttttgggtgtaaatgctgttttttggggagaaaagctgttttccttGGGTAAATGCTGGTTTTTGGGTGtaaatgctgtttttccttgggtaaatgctgtttttccttgggtaaatgctgggttttttgggtgtaaatgctgttttttgggtaaatgctgtttttccttgggtaaatgctgtttttccttgggtaaatgctggtttttttgggtgtaaatgctgttttttgggtaaatgctgtttttttgggtaaatgctgtttttccttgggtaaatgctgggttttttgggtgtaaatgctgtttttttggggaaaagctgtttttccttgggtaaatgctgggttttttgggtgcaaatgctgttttttggggagaaaagctgtttttccttgggtaaatgctgtttttccttggataaatgctggtttttttgggtgtaaatgctgttttttggggagaaaagctgttttccttgggtaaatgctgtttttttgggtgtaaatgctgttttttggggagaaaagctgttttccttgggtaaatgctgtttttttgggtgtaaatgctgttttttggggagaaaagctgtttttccttgggtaaatgctgggttttttgggtgtaaatgctgtttttccttGGGTAAGTGCTGTTTTTGGGggagaaaagctgctttttcttgggtaaatgctgttttttttgggtgtaaatgctgtttttggggagaaaagctgttttccttgggtaaatgctgtttttttgggtgtaaatgctgttttttgggtaaatgctgtttttccttgggtaaatgctggtttttttgggg
It encodes:
- the HOMER3 gene encoding homer protein homolog 3; amino-acid sequence: MSTTREQPIFSTRAHVFQIDPATKRNWIPASKHALTVSYFYDATRGVYRIISVGGAKAIINSTVTPNMTFTKTSQKFGQWADSRANTVYGLGFASEQHLAQFAEKFQEVKEAARLAREKSQDKTELTNPALSIASHQVLPSPMVSSNGPGEDKLFRSQSADVEMTTEKERLKKMLSEGSVSEVQWEAEFFSLQDNNTKLVAALHEANASVEQWKKQLAAYQEETESLRQRVAELEAQGTPDSCGESSKEELSQSLEELELLVKAKDEEIQLLKSQRCGRWEAEGEREETLQKLQELEARNAELERRLQLAEQSLAESLADREKVQHEVAKVAEMMDVKVFELSELRQGLAKLLESN